The Bacteroidales bacterium genome window below encodes:
- a CDS encoding trimethylamine methyltransferase family protein has protein sequence MIQRTNYTVQQSPHFEVLSEDQKERIYNGMLRTLQYTGANVHHEGARELFKKAGCKIDGVRVYFPPEVILQALSTVPPVTEIFPWDGDESRKITVEKKRSYFGPGPTPPNFIDTDTLERRPYLRKDASLVARVCDALPNMGYVQSLGSISDVTNGLADVYEFADMIRNTTTPIMSWAFGRGGVYDQHRMAIAMAGGEEEFRQRPNFIFYGEPISPLVSDFHAIDKVMYCAEHRIP, from the coding sequence ATGATTCAAAGAACGAACTATACCGTACAGCAATCTCCGCATTTTGAAGTTCTTTCCGAAGACCAAAAGGAAAGGATATACAACGGAATGCTGAGAACTTTACAATATACCGGCGCCAATGTACATCATGAAGGTGCCCGGGAGTTATTCAAAAAAGCAGGATGCAAAATCGATGGCGTTCGGGTGTATTTTCCCCCGGAGGTTATTCTACAGGCGCTTTCTACCGTACCCCCGGTAACGGAAATATTTCCGTGGGACGGAGACGAATCGAGGAAGATCACTGTGGAAAAGAAACGCAGCTATTTCGGCCCGGGACCAACTCCTCCGAACTTTATCGATACGGATACGCTGGAAAGAAGGCCTTATCTCCGGAAGGATGCTTCCCTGGTAGCCCGGGTTTGTGATGCCCTTCCCAATATGGGGTATGTACAATCGTTGGGTTCCATTAGTGACGTAACCAATGGGTTGGCCGATGTTTATGAATTTGCTGATATGATAAGAAATACGACAACTCCAATTATGAGTTGGGCCTTTGGAAGAGGTGGTGTGTATGACCAGCACAGGATGGCTATTGCTATGGCCGGTGGCGAGGAAGAATTCAGGCAACGGCCTAATTTTATTTTCTATGGCGAGCCCATTTCTCCGCTTGTTAGCGATTTCCATGCTATTGACAAGGTGATGTATTGTGCCGAGCATCGTATTCC